TCATAAACACCTTGGCGTTGCGGATGGCGCTGTGGATTTTCAGCCGGTTGCGCACGATGCCGGGGTTCTGCATCAAGCGCTCGGCGTCGTTGTCGCTCATGGCCGCCACCTTGGCCGGGTCAAAGTTGTGGAAGGCCGCGCGGTAGCCTTCGCGTTTTCTCAATATGGTGATCCAGGACAGGCCGGCCTGGGCGCCCTCCAGCACCAGCATCTCGAACAATTTGCGGTCGTCCCGTTCCGGGCGGCCCCATTCCGTGTCGTGGTAGTCGACATAGAGCGGATCATCTCCGCACCATGGGCAGCGTGGCGCATCAGTCATGCAATGATTTCTCCAGGTTTTTCGGGCGGAGCGAGTTCTCGGGCAGGGTTTCGGCCGCTCCGAGGCCTTCGTGTCGGCACGGTCTTGTGCTGCCATATTTGTCAGCCTATACATGGTATTACGCAATGCCTGCTTACGCGAATGTCTTAGCGAGATGATGGCGCGGGCATCGCGTATCCATTTGGTTTTCCGCAGCTCTCACTCTCCCGGGCGATTACGGCCATCCCGCCCAGGGTCGACCTCGCCGCGCATGGAAAGGGGCAATCTGGCATGGAGCTGAAACCCAAGCGTTTCCTGGTTCTGGACGATCAGCTGGTTTTGCGCAAGCTGATTTCGCGCCAAGCCAGCTTCTTCAGCCGCTTCGCGGTGGACATTGACGAGTTCAGCGATCCGGCAGAAGCGCTGCGCAGCATTGCCGAGGGCGGCTACCATCTGATCATCACGGATATCGGCATGCCGGGCATGAATGGCATCGACTTCATCAAGAATGTCGCCAGACTGGGCTACCGCTCGGCCTTGCTCATCATCTCCGGCTATGACGGAAAAACGCTGCAGACCATAGCCGACATGTCGGCCAATCTGGGCATCGCCTGTGCCCGCTTCCTGTCCAAACCCTATTCGGCGGAGGCCTTCGTCGCCTCGCTCAACGGCATCTTCAACGAAATGGAGCGGCGCGCCGCGCCCGCGGCGAGCGATGTCGAGTCGTTGCTGGCGGAGTTGAGCGCCGAGAGCTTTCGTTTGGAGTTCGCGCCTGTCCGAGCGCTGTCCAGCCGCAAGCTGGTCGCCTTTTCATTGACGGCGCTGCTGCTGCGGGATGGCGGGCGGCTGCCGCTGGAAAAATTGTTGGAATTGTTGTCAGGAAGGCGAGGCGCGTCCCCTGCCGCGCTGGAGATGCTGGTGGAGCGGGTGGCCCGTCTGTTGCAGGATACGCGTTCTGCTTGCGGGGCGGAGGAGTGTCGGGTGGATATCCGCATCGACGAGGCTTGCCTGTCCGCCGACAATGTGTTCGATCATTGCTTCGTCGCGCTGCAGCAGTATCAGGTATCGCCTGCCAGTCTCGGCTTCGAACTCGCAGATGGGCTCAATCGCCGTTCGGATGGATTGTGCTTCGAGAATATCGCCAAGATCAAGTATCTGGGTTTCCGTCTGCTGGCAGGCGGCTTTGGCCAGGGCTCGTTGACGGTCAGCAATCTCTTTCGCCTGCCGTTCGACCAGGTGAGCGTTCCGATGGAGACGTTGCAGTGGATGCGCGCGTTGAGGGGGGAGGAGCCAGCGGCTTTCCAGATGCTGCGGTCCTTCGGATTGGGACAGGCTGAGGTGTGCGCCACCGAGCTTGACGACGATGACGCCGTTTCGGTCGCGCGGGCCATGGGCTGTACGCAAGGCCGAGGCGATGCGGTGTCGTTGGTGGTGCCGGAGGAGGAGTTGCTGCAGGAGATCGCCGCCGTGCCGAATGGCAGCCCAGCTTCAAGCGAAACCCCTGTGTAAGGAGATGCGATGATTTCGGTCGACCTGGCCCGCCTGCGCATCATGATAGTCGACGACCAGACGCTGGTCAGAACGCTGATTTCGCAGGCTTTGCAGAGCATGGGCATCAAGCAGGAGCATATTTTCCAGGCGGCGGACGGCACGGCGGCCATGCGGCTGCTGGATATCCGCATGGTGGACATCGTGTTGTGCGATGTGCAGATGCAGCCGATGAACGGTATGGATCTGCTCAAGGAGCTGCGCTGCGGCCATACCGCCAACGTGTCCAATCTGCCCTTCGTCTTCTTGTCCGGCCACGCGGACCGGACCAATGTGGTGCTGGCCAGCCAGCTGCATGCCGACGGCTTTGTGGTGAAGCCGCCCAAGCCGGCGGATGTGGAAAAGGCGATACAGGTGGCGATGAGCCGCGAGCGCCCGGAGATTGATCCGTTCAGCTATTACAACGTGGCCACAGGCACCGAGTACGACAAGAAGGTATTCGGCCGGTTGTTCGAAACCCGGTCGCCAGTCAGCCAGGAAGAGCCTGAGGAGCGCTGTCTGACGCTGGACAAGATCAAACCCGGCTCGCTGCTGACCCGGGACCTGCGCAGCAGAGCGGGGCATCTGCTTTTGCCGCGGGGCGCCACCATCTCCGCCAACCAGCTTACCGTGCTGCGGGATTACAGCGAACGCTACGGCGTCGCGCACATCTATGTGTCGGAAGGCGACGAGGTGGCCGCAAACCCTTCGGTGGCGAGGCACTAAGCCATGCAGCTGGGCGGACGCAGCCGCAGCCAGGCGATGTCGATAGGGCGAAGCGTGCTCGCTATCGTGTTTCTGCTGGGCGCCGCCCAGGCAGGGGTGATGGTGCTGTTGCAGTTGTCGGCCTGGAGAGCCTATCAGCAGTCCGAGCTATTGGTGCATTTGAATCAGGATGTGGTCCAACTGAGCGGTTTTTCCGATCTGCAATTGCGGGAAAGCGGGATGCTGATGTCCGGCCTGCTGACGGGAGCGTCAACGTCCGATGAGCTGGCGCGACAGGCTCGGCAGGTGGATGAGCGCTTCCTTACGCTGGTTACCGCCTGGCATGGCCATGAGGACGCCAGAACCGCGGAGCGCATCGCCAAGCTGCGGGAACTGGTTCGCCAGTACCAACAGCTGCGGATTGACGCCAGGCAGGCGATGCAGTCGGGAGGCGGTACGAACGAGGCGCTGCTGCGCCGCCTGTATGAGCAGACCCGGGATGTGCAAGGACAAATCCAGTTGCTGCTGGATGCCGCCGTCGCCGACATGGCCTCGGGCGGCGACTCCCGAGTGGGAAACCTGGCCTGGCTGAGGCAGGATGCCGTGGCGCTGGACTATTGGTTCCGTTCTGGCGCGCAGGCGCTGGTGGTGCGTGCGGGGCTCAAGCATAGGCTGGACCGCCGGGCGGAGGAGGAGCTGGCGCGAGGCGTGGGGGCCGGCATGCTGATGCTGAAGCGGCTGCAGTCTCGGCTGGACAGCATTGGCGACGCGGGCCTGTCGAGCCAACTACCCGACATCGCCATGCAGGGAAATCGCCTGCAGCTGTTGACGCAGATACAACTGGAGCAAATGGATGGGCGGCTGCAGTTCAGCCAGGCGACGGACTATCGGCAAAACCAGCGGCAACTGGAGGTTGTGCTGGAGCGAGCCCAGGCGTTGATTGCCGCCAAGGCGGAGCAGAGGTTGCGGGAGAACCGTTCCCACTATCTTGGCATCTTGTTGCGAGAGGGCGTGTTCGGGCTGGCCATGCTAGCCTTGCTGGCTTTCCTGTCTTATGTGGTGGTGCGCAAGGTGCTCAAGCCGCTGGACTTCCTGCAGCGGATGCTGGATGTATCCGGCGATGCGATGCTGGTGGTTGACCAGAATGGCGTGATCGACATGGCCAACGAGGGCGCCGGGCGCATGTTCGGATATCCGATGAGCGCCTTGGTGGGCATGCCGGCGCGGCAGCTGTTCGTGGTGGACGACGAGTTGCTGTCGGTGCTGGCCGCGCTGGAGGTGCAAACCGGGCGCTCCATGCCGGTGGAGGGCATGGGCAGCGGCGGCGAGCGCTTCCACGCGATGCTGAGCGTGGGGCGATTCCAGGAGGACGCGAACCGGCCGCTGGACATCCTCATCGTGCGCGACGAGCACAAGCGGCGCTTGGCGGAAAGCTCGCTGGAGCGAAGCGTGGCCCTGCTGTCGGTGATTTCGGAAATCGAGGCCATGTTGCTGTCCCGGGCGGAGCGCGGAGCGGTGTTCCAGAGGCTGCACAACACTTTTCTCGATTTCACCAGCTCGGAGCAATGCCTGCTGGTCGCATGGGCGGTGAGCGAGGAGGGAGAAGAGGGCCTGGTGCCCCAGGCCGGCTCCTGGCCTGATTTCCTTCCCTTGCCGCAGCAGCTGTCGCAAGCGGAAATGCCGCTGGCGGCGCTATTCCGCAGCTTGACGGCGCAGCCGTCCTGGGTCTCGCTGCCGGTGATGCTGGGCGGCGAGGCGGCGGCCGGCGTGTGCCTGCTGCGGCCCACGCTGTCGCAACTGGGCATCAGCATCCTGCCCTTGCTGGGCGCTTACGCCAACATCCTGGGTTTCTATGCGGAAGAGGATCGGCGCAAACTGTCCGAGGCGCAGTTGCGCGCGGTGCTGCAGGAAGAGGAGGCGGTGTATTCGGCGTCGCCTGTGGGCCTATTGCGCTTGAACGAGCACTTCCAGATCACCCGCGCCAACCTCACCGCAGAAAGCATATTCGATGTCGGCGACGAATACGGCCTGTCCGGCATGCACTTGATGGAGCTGCTGGCGTCGGAGCATGGCTGGTACGAACTGGCCGAACAGATGTCCAAGATGCAGCAGGACAACGCGCGCATCCACTGCGAGCTGGAGTGCCTGACCGGCACTGGCAGGCCGATCTGGGTGTTGTTCGAGGGGCAGCTGCTGTTCCCGGACGCCAGCGAGTCGGTGATCATCCTGGCCTGCCTCGACATCACCGAGCGCAAGATGGCCGAGTTCGAATTGCGGATGGCGCGCGACCAGGCCAACGCGGCCAACCGCGCCAAGAGCGCCTTCCTGGCCACCATGAGCCACGAAATCCGCACGCCGATGAACGGCGTGCTGGGCATGCTGGAGCTGCTGGCGATGACCAAGCTGGATGCCGAGCAGCAGGATACCGTGGGCACGATACAGGACTCGGCCAACACGCTGCTGCGGCTGATAGACGACATCCTGGACTTCTCGAAGATCGAGGCGGATCGTCTGGAAATCGTGCCTACCCGCACCGCGATCCGGCCGTTCATGGACAGCGTGCGCAGCCTTTACCACGAAAACGCCAGCAAGAAGGGCCTGGAACTGTCGCTGACGCTGGATGGGAAGCTGGCGCCTACCTTGATCATCGACCCGTTGAGGGTCCGTCAGATTCTGCAGAACTTCATCAGCAACGCCATTAAG
This genomic window from Chromobacterium phragmitis contains:
- a CDS encoding EAL domain-containing response regulator; this encodes MELKPKRFLVLDDQLVLRKLISRQASFFSRFAVDIDEFSDPAEALRSIAEGGYHLIITDIGMPGMNGIDFIKNVARLGYRSALLIISGYDGKTLQTIADMSANLGIACARFLSKPYSAEAFVASLNGIFNEMERRAAPAASDVESLLAELSAESFRLEFAPVRALSSRKLVAFSLTALLLRDGGRLPLEKLLELLSGRRGASPAALEMLVERVARLLQDTRSACGAEECRVDIRIDEACLSADNVFDHCFVALQQYQVSPASLGFELADGLNRRSDGLCFENIAKIKYLGFRLLAGGFGQGSLTVSNLFRLPFDQVSVPMETLQWMRALRGEEPAAFQMLRSFGLGQAEVCATELDDDDAVSVARAMGCTQGRGDAVSLVVPEEELLQEIAAVPNGSPASSETPV
- a CDS encoding DNA-3-methyladenine glycosylase I, producing the protein MTDAPRCPWCGDDPLYVDYHDTEWGRPERDDRKLFEMLVLEGAQAGLSWITILRKREGYRAAFHNFDPAKVAAMSDNDAERLMQNPGIVRNRLKIHSAIRNAKVFMRMQREHGSFADWLWAHVDGQPIVRQRDDERVPASTELSDRISKELKKAGMNFVGSTVIYAYLQACGVVNDHLPDCYLHPAG
- a CDS encoding ATP-binding protein: MQLGGRSRSQAMSIGRSVLAIVFLLGAAQAGVMVLLQLSAWRAYQQSELLVHLNQDVVQLSGFSDLQLRESGMLMSGLLTGASTSDELARQARQVDERFLTLVTAWHGHEDARTAERIAKLRELVRQYQQLRIDARQAMQSGGGTNEALLRRLYEQTRDVQGQIQLLLDAAVADMASGGDSRVGNLAWLRQDAVALDYWFRSGAQALVVRAGLKHRLDRRAEEELARGVGAGMLMLKRLQSRLDSIGDAGLSSQLPDIAMQGNRLQLLTQIQLEQMDGRLQFSQATDYRQNQRQLEVVLERAQALIAAKAEQRLRENRSHYLGILLREGVFGLAMLALLAFLSYVVVRKVLKPLDFLQRMLDVSGDAMLVVDQNGVIDMANEGAGRMFGYPMSALVGMPARQLFVVDDELLSVLAALEVQTGRSMPVEGMGSGGERFHAMLSVGRFQEDANRPLDILIVRDEHKRRLAESSLERSVALLSVISEIEAMLLSRAERGAVFQRLHNTFLDFTSSEQCLLVAWAVSEEGEEGLVPQAGSWPDFLPLPQQLSQAEMPLAALFRSLTAQPSWVSLPVMLGGEAAAGVCLLRPTLSQLGISILPLLGAYANILGFYAEEDRRKLSEAQLRAVLQEEEAVYSASPVGLLRLNEHFQITRANLTAESIFDVGDEYGLSGMHLMELLASEHGWYELAEQMSKMQQDNARIHCELECLTGTGRPIWVLFEGQLLFPDASESVIILACLDITERKMAEFELRMARDQANAANRAKSAFLATMSHEIRTPMNGVLGMLELLAMTKLDAEQQDTVGTIQDSANTLLRLIDDILDFSKIEADRLEIVPTRTAIRPFMDSVRSLYHENASKKGLELSLTLDGKLAPTLIIDPLRVRQILQNFISNAIKFTSSGRVDIRVKVMDTVANYQVLSFEVEDTGIGMSQEQLSKLFQPFTQADSETTRRFGGTGLGLAICRRLAGLMGGHVEMESEQGKGSCARLLMEVEWLAEQVEPVMLPEQRVPLESVATGMPAGSAGGAGSGLFPILFAEDNPTNRKLTLKQLEKLGYPADWAEDGDRAFSKWLSGRYSLILTDCHMPGIDGYQLARLVRAHEESHPERGRIPIVACTANAAKEEVDKTRDAGMDDFLTKPLSILALEATLRKWMGAMAGEPSIERDMAPEPSGDAASAPEQEAAKQDGVEGGESPIDRSVLEVYSNGDLSVELEILREFQTGNSEDVAELRAAMEAEDAERIGFSAHRIKGASRMVGANGMGDAAETVEKAGKAHDLDLAKRKMVFFEEQLKVFEGWLASQGETVEE
- a CDS encoding response regulator; the encoded protein is MISVDLARLRIMIVDDQTLVRTLISQALQSMGIKQEHIFQAADGTAAMRLLDIRMVDIVLCDVQMQPMNGMDLLKELRCGHTANVSNLPFVFLSGHADRTNVVLASQLHADGFVVKPPKPADVEKAIQVAMSRERPEIDPFSYYNVATGTEYDKKVFGRLFETRSPVSQEEPEERCLTLDKIKPGSLLTRDLRSRAGHLLLPRGATISANQLTVLRDYSERYGVAHIYVSEGDEVAANPSVARH